One window of Anaerolineales bacterium genomic DNA carries:
- a CDS encoding RHS repeat-associated core domain-containing protein: MTAYTYTGQYSYTGSYGLMYYNARWYDPTLGRFAQADSIVPPGAGGLDRYAYVNNSPMNYVDPSGHFTCSNDRNSDDYCPNHSPSGGGSGTNNPAGGGGGGDIYVSEADSGNPNIPMNDILPSPQSMCGYVIESYICDMDYSTLVNPQNPYSIPAMVDSGVSAAQSFWGDYTLNAIGVSGNVSPGYNVVQSAYGIDALYLIGDRSLAVYVHGGPAPGLGGGIIPSVAGIVGFNIDGVNNYEGGSQSIQGRGAAMFDGITAGYSWPAFKKPFGASDPQSLAIGPAIGAGASLNYSAQGYVNIFYYSFR; the protein is encoded by the coding sequence CTGACGGCGTATACGTACACAGGACAATACTCCTACACAGGATCATACGGTCTCATGTACTACAATGCCAGATGGTACGACCCCACTCTGGGACGCTTTGCCCAAGCGGATAGCATCGTCCCGCCGGGGGCAGGTGGACTGGACCGCTACGCCTACGTCAACAACTCGCCGATGAATTACGTCGACCCGAGTGGGCATTTTACTTGCTCAAATGACAGGAACAGTGATGATTATTGTCCTAATCATTCACCTTCGGGAGGTGGCAGTGGAACAAATAACCCCGCTGGCGGAGGAGGTGGAGGCGATATTTATGTTAGTGAAGCCGATTCCGGTAACCCGAATATTCCTATGAACGATATTCTTCCCTCCCCTCAATCTATGTGCGGATATGTAATCGAGTCCTATATCTGCGATATGGATTATTCAACTTTAGTCAACCCGCAAAATCCTTACTCTATTCCAGCAATGGTAGATTCCGGAGTCAGCGCTGCACAATCATTTTGGGGCGATTACACACTAAACGCCATAGGTGTCTCTGGGAATGTTTCCCCAGGTTACAATGTTGTTCAAAGTGCTTATGGTATTGACGCTTTATATCTTATTGGTGATAGGTCACTTGCGGTGTATGTTCATGGAGGACCTGCCCCAGGTCTAGGGGGTGGGATCATACCTTCTGTAGCCGGAATTGTTGGATTTAATATAGACGGTGTAAATAATTACGAAGGTGGCAGCCAAAGCATACAAGGTAGAGGGGCAGCAATGTTTGATGGCATCACAGCTGGTTATTCATGGCCGGCATTTAAGAAGCCTTTTGGAGCAAGTGATCCACAAAGCCTGGCAATTGGACCGGCAATAGGAGCTGGTGCTTCATTAAATTATTCTGCTCAAGGATACGTTAATATATTTTATTATTCGTTCCGCTAA
- a CDS encoding response regulator transcription factor, whose translation MKSNILVVDDEPVARQSLTDILKLEGYLVQSVPNGQAAVEHIRTHAVDLMVVDLKMPGMDGLEVIQVVNQTSPETEIILLTAHGSIETAVQALRLRIHDYLLKPASPAQILASVKKGLGRRSKLRAGTAAVTGSESTQEVYTLKDGTMVDLSRRQIKHKSKIEHLTPAEGRLLRILMENEGKVFSHRELVLLVQGYDTSAREAPEILRPLVSRLRHKLEAFPSLSEKVVSVRGTGYLYEGG comes from the coding sequence ATGAAGTCGAACATCCTTGTCGTTGACGACGAACCTGTAGCCCGGCAATCTCTCACCGATATTCTGAAACTCGAGGGGTATCTCGTCCAATCCGTCCCGAACGGGCAGGCGGCCGTCGAACACATCCGCACCCACGCCGTGGACCTGATGGTCGTGGACCTCAAAATGCCGGGCATGGACGGTCTCGAAGTCATCCAGGTCGTCAACCAAACGTCCCCCGAAACGGAAATCATATTGCTCACCGCGCACGGTTCAATCGAAACCGCCGTGCAAGCTTTGCGGCTACGCATCCACGATTATTTGCTCAAGCCTGCCTCCCCGGCGCAGATCCTTGCCAGCGTAAAAAAAGGTCTGGGTCGGCGAAGCAAACTGCGGGCGGGGACTGCGGCGGTGACCGGGTCCGAATCCACGCAGGAAGTGTACACGCTCAAAGACGGCACCATGGTCGACCTGTCGCGTCGTCAGATCAAACATAAGAGTAAGATCGAGCATCTCACGCCCGCCGAGGGTCGACTCCTGCGCATCCTGATGGAGAATGAGGGCAAGGTCTTTTCGCACCGCGAACTGGTGCTGCTCGTGCAGGGTTACGACACCTCGGCGCGCGAAGCCCCCGAAATTTTGCGCCCGCTCGTCAGCCGCCTGCGCCACAAACTGGAAGCCTTCCCCTCGCTTTCGGAGAAGGTCGTCAGCGTGCGCGGGACGGGGTATTTGTATGAGGGGGGATGA
- a CDS encoding response regulator, with amino-acid sequence MESPFVYVVDDEPGIAMLCERVLSRAGYRVVTETNPRKAVEYFEDHPIDLLLVDIRMPEVDGFEVIQHIQRWQPDAAILIMTGHGTVDTAIRALRQGVDGLILKPFKQGAELVDAVKLAFADNRKKRDAARTQALRPLFTVTEAMLSEIRRAPLLDLVIKAITAQVNCSQAACYQKPKDAKDYSRLAARGIYESNSLLELISSAGGSDSPVLINATGPGNPSLKTLLADLDLGSAILVPVHHPSLSTVFYAARAVDESPFRESDLELFQILARQAATALENSRLYAEQVEYVRQLEASQKALVQSEKMAAAGRLSASIAHELNNPLQAVQNCLHLAGREDLPEEKRREYFDMARTELERLMVTARRMLDFYRPNASTQTQVNLVDMLEYVLSLMSRQLSEAKVNVVKDIRDDLPLISAVGSQVQQVFINLILNAADAMTPGGGDLRITARKWENGVEIFFQDSGKGISTAEQANIFEPFFSTKDGGTGLGLTVSYNIITAHGGSLELLADRAPGACFRILLPTGGKQ; translated from the coding sequence ATGGAATCACCTTTCGTTTACGTCGTCGATGATGAACCCGGAATTGCCATGCTGTGCGAGCGGGTGCTTTCGCGCGCGGGTTACCGTGTTGTCACCGAGACCAATCCGCGTAAAGCTGTCGAGTACTTTGAAGACCATCCGATCGACCTTCTTCTCGTCGACATTCGCATGCCCGAAGTGGATGGTTTCGAAGTTATACAGCATATCCAACGCTGGCAGCCGGATGCCGCAATTCTCATCATGACGGGACATGGAACGGTGGATACCGCGATCCGCGCATTGCGGCAGGGTGTGGATGGGCTCATCCTCAAACCGTTCAAACAGGGCGCCGAACTGGTCGATGCCGTCAAACTTGCATTCGCCGACAATCGAAAGAAACGCGATGCCGCGCGCACACAGGCATTGCGCCCGCTATTTACCGTCACCGAGGCGATGCTTTCCGAGATTCGCCGCGCGCCTTTGCTCGATCTCGTCATCAAAGCCATCACCGCCCAGGTCAATTGTTCGCAGGCGGCGTGTTATCAAAAACCGAAGGACGCAAAGGATTATTCCCGCCTTGCCGCGCGGGGGATTTACGAATCGAATTCATTGTTGGAATTGATTTCCAGCGCGGGGGGCTCGGATTCCCCGGTTTTGATCAATGCAACCGGACCCGGAAATCCGTCACTCAAAACGCTTCTCGCGGACCTCGATCTTGGTTCTGCGATTCTCGTGCCGGTTCATCATCCAAGCCTGAGCACGGTCTTCTACGCCGCCCGCGCGGTGGACGAATCACCGTTTCGCGAATCGGATCTGGAATTGTTCCAGATCCTTGCGCGCCAGGCTGCGACCGCGCTCGAAAATTCCCGCCTGTATGCCGAGCAGGTGGAATATGTGCGCCAGCTCGAAGCATCGCAAAAAGCCTTGGTCCAATCGGAGAAAATGGCGGCGGCGGGACGGTTGAGCGCATCCATTGCCCATGAACTCAACAATCCGCTTCAGGCGGTTCAAAATTGTCTGCATCTTGCCGGGCGCGAAGACCTGCCGGAGGAAAAACGCCGGGAGTATTTCGATATGGCGCGGACGGAACTCGAACGCCTGATGGTCACCGCCCGCCGCATGCTGGATTTTTACCGCCCGAACGCATCCACCCAGACGCAGGTCAACCTGGTGGATATGCTCGAGTACGTCTTGAGCCTGATGTCCAGGCAGTTATCCGAGGCGAAGGTCAATGTCGTCAAGGATATCCGCGATGACCTGCCGCTCATATCGGCTGTGGGGAGTCAGGTCCAGCAGGTTTTCATCAATCTCATCCTCAATGCGGCAGACGCGATGACGCCGGGCGGGGGCGACCTGCGAATCACCGCGCGGAAGTGGGAGAACGGGGTGGAGATATTCTTTCAGGACAGCGGTAAAGGGATTTCCACAGCCGAACAAGCCAACATCTTCGAGCCCTTCTTTAGTACCAAAGACGGGGGCACGGGGCTCGGCTTAACAGTAAGTTACAATATAATTACCGCGCACGGCGGGTCGTTGGAACTGCTTGCGGACCGCGCACCCGGCGCCTGTTTTAGAATCCTGCTGCCAACCGGAGGTAAACAATGA